The following are from one region of the Ruficoccus sp. ZRK36 genome:
- a CDS encoding type II secretion system F family protein, translated as MTLSHKKLSTWYLQLAQLMEAGIGLPTALESTSGPPAHDRQRMAAALHTGQDIEQMLSKAPDWLPTADRQFLGAAALTGRFPQTLAGLAERHRRIASTQQKCLLACAYPLGILHLGVLAHAILSQINKQGGFVFNLPHFLINLLLPLGILWALFFLAAFLVKTGSPIITFLMGLLPGLRGYSRSQRIADLSFALKSFVEAGLPIGESWARAGAITGDARLNRAAQNICEAIRRSEQPSRHLASSGCFPADFISLYTSGEQSGQLDTTLGAIGRRYQDKANMGLNVAMILYPTLLFAIVAVLVVIQIFSFYAGYFSRYDEIMSA; from the coding sequence ATGACATTATCCCATAAGAAGCTGAGCACGTGGTACCTGCAACTGGCCCAACTCATGGAGGCCGGGATCGGACTGCCGACCGCCTTGGAGTCCACCAGCGGGCCACCCGCCCACGACCGCCAGCGCATGGCTGCGGCCCTGCACACCGGGCAGGACATCGAGCAGATGCTCAGTAAGGCCCCCGACTGGCTCCCCACTGCCGACCGGCAGTTTCTCGGGGCTGCGGCGCTCACTGGCCGATTCCCCCAGACCCTCGCCGGGCTGGCTGAGCGCCACCGGCGCATCGCCTCGACCCAGCAAAAATGCCTGCTCGCCTGCGCCTATCCGCTGGGTATCCTGCATCTGGGGGTCCTCGCCCACGCTATCCTGAGCCAGATCAACAAGCAGGGAGGCTTTGTTTTTAATCTCCCCCACTTTCTCATCAATTTGCTGCTCCCGCTGGGCATCCTCTGGGCACTCTTTTTCCTGGCCGCCTTTTTGGTAAAAACCGGTAGCCCGATTATCACATTCCTGATGGGGCTGTTGCCGGGACTGCGGGGCTATTCACGCTCTCAGCGCATCGCCGACCTGTCCTTTGCCCTGAAAAGCTTCGTCGAGGCCGGACTGCCCATCGGCGAGAGCTGGGCACGCGCGGGAGCTATCACCGGGGACGCCCGCCTGAACCGCGCCGCTCAAAACATCTGCGAAGCCATCCGCCGCAGTGAGCAGCCCAGCCGCCACCTAGCTTCCAGCGGCTGCTTCCCCGCAGATTTTATTTCGCTCTATACCAGCGGTGAGCAAAGCGGACAGCTCGACACCACGCTCGGTGCGATCGGCCGCCGCTATCAGGACAAGGCGAACATGGGGCTCAACGTCGCCATGATCCTCTACCCGACCCTACTCTTCGCCATCGTAGCTGTGCTCGTCGTCATCCAGATATTCAGCTTCTACGCCGGATACTTCTCTCGCTACGACGAGATTATGAGTGCGTGA
- a CDS encoding YcfL family protein, translating to MKKLLLLPLLALVLSGCDTVNTVERANPEMTPDYVAAKKVVTDPSLADIVSIENVIQSTVSGNLLKIQVELKNKTNSYHRFLYRFQWFDKDGMQVTRAAPPWRTSQVEGRETVYVSGVSPSPNAADFRLELLDSLNPTSGGVGGTSSNPRSRTPGK from the coding sequence ATGAAAAAACTCCTTCTCCTCCCACTGCTGGCGCTCGTCCTGAGCGGTTGCGATACGGTTAACACTGTCGAGCGTGCCAACCCGGAAATGACGCCCGACTACGTTGCTGCCAAGAAGGTGGTCACCGACCCCAGTTTGGCTGACATCGTTTCGATAGAAAACGTCATCCAGAGTACGGTCAGCGGTAATCTGCTGAAGATCCAGGTCGAGCTGAAGAACAAGACCAACAGCTACCATCGCTTCCTCTACCGCTTCCAGTGGTTCGACAAGGACGGTATGCAGGTCACCCGCGCTGCTCCGCCGTGGCGTACCAGCCAGGTCGAGGGTCGCGAGACCGTTTATGTATCCGGCGTTTCTCCCAGCCCGAACGCGGCTGACTTCCGGCTAGAGCTGCTCGATTCGCTCAACCCCACCAGCGGTGGCGTGGGCGGCACATCCAGCAACCCTCGCTCTCGTACACCCGGGAAGTAA
- the carB gene encoding carbamoyl-phosphate synthase large subunit — protein MPKRTDIDTILIIGSGPIVIGQACEFDYSGTQACKALREEGYRVVLVNSNPATIMTDPEFADVTYIEPLTPEILEKIIAREKPQALLPTLGGQTGLNLSLKLAELGILDKYNVELIGAKQDAIERGEDREKFRQIMIEIGLDIPDSHTAHTMDEARDAAEKIGKYPLIIRPSYTLGGTGGGIAYNKEEFEQIVSFGLDASPVTEVLVEECLLGWKEYEMEVMRDHKDQCVVICSIENLDPMGVHTGDSITVAPAMTLTDKEYQLMRDASFAVIRAIGVETGGSNIQFATDPKTGRMVVIEMNPRVSRSSALASKATGFPIAKIAAKLAVGYALDELRNDITRETPASFEPTIDYVVTKIPRFTFEKFSGADKTLTSSMKSVGEAMAIGRTFKESLQKALRSLEIGARGLGGGGKFGDTDLTDLEVIRGGLAHPTSERLFYVRYAFVNGMTLEEVERYTKIDPWFLHQIKGIVDLEMQMIRSGFNGLTPETLREAKEAGFTDKQLAEILGTKIRNIKKMREDNKINTVYRLVDTCAAEFEAFTPYYYSSYGDENEITPSDKKKIMILGGGPNRIGQGIEFDYCCVHASFALREIGYETVMVNSNPETVSTDYDTSDRLFFEPLTLEDVLEIYKQEGCSGAIVQFGGQTPLNLATELQNNGVNIIGTNPDMIDAAEDRKLFKDILNRIGLQQPINAIANTSEEAYELAGQIGFPILLRPSFVLGGRGMFIVYGMDELKQVVRNAFDAAPGKPVLLDKFLEDAIELDVDAISDGETTVVGGMLEHIEFAGVHSGDAAMVLPPHTLERKILETVRQATYALAKELQVVGLMNVQYAIKDGELYVLEVNPRASRTVPFVSKAIGVPLAKFASRVMAGEKLVDIGFTEEVIPHYWAVKESVFPFARFPGAPITLSPEMRSTGEVMGADYDLGIAMAKAQMAAQPPLPLEGNVFMSVKDADKPRAINIARQLVSLGYKIFSTSGTADILEENNVEVQRLFKLSEGARPNVLDMLKNDQVDLIINTPSGQIPRVDENVIRSEAVMRRVCIMTTITGAEAALEGIKALMNRPLEVRSLQEYAREL, from the coding sequence ATGCCCAAGCGTACCGATATCGACACTATTCTCATCATTGGCTCCGGCCCCATCGTCATTGGGCAGGCCTGTGAATTCGACTATTCTGGCACCCAGGCCTGTAAGGCCCTGCGCGAGGAAGGCTACCGCGTCGTCCTCGTGAACTCCAACCCGGCCACCATTATGACCGACCCGGAGTTCGCCGATGTGACCTACATCGAGCCGCTCACGCCCGAGATCCTGGAAAAGATCATCGCCCGCGAAAAGCCGCAGGCGCTCCTGCCCACCCTCGGGGGGCAGACCGGCCTGAACCTGTCGCTCAAGCTCGCTGAGCTGGGCATCCTCGACAAGTACAACGTCGAGCTGATCGGCGCTAAGCAGGACGCCATCGAGCGTGGTGAGGACCGCGAGAAGTTCCGCCAGATCATGATCGAGATCGGCCTGGACATCCCGGACAGCCACACCGCCCACACCATGGACGAGGCGCGCGACGCTGCCGAGAAGATCGGCAAGTACCCGCTCATCATCCGCCCCAGCTACACCCTGGGCGGCACCGGCGGCGGCATCGCCTACAACAAGGAAGAATTTGAGCAGATCGTGTCCTTCGGGCTCGACGCCTCCCCCGTGACCGAAGTCCTCGTCGAGGAGTGTCTCCTCGGCTGGAAGGAGTACGAGATGGAGGTCATGCGCGACCACAAGGACCAGTGCGTGGTCATTTGCTCGATTGAAAATCTCGACCCGATGGGTGTCCACACCGGTGACTCGATCACCGTGGCCCCGGCCATGACGCTGACCGACAAGGAGTACCAGCTCATGCGCGACGCCTCCTTTGCCGTTATCCGCGCTATCGGCGTGGAGACTGGCGGCTCGAACATCCAGTTCGCGACCGACCCGAAAACCGGCCGCATGGTCGTGATCGAGATGAACCCGCGCGTCTCCCGCTCCTCCGCGCTGGCCTCGAAGGCCACGGGCTTCCCGATCGCCAAGATCGCGGCCAAGCTCGCCGTCGGCTACGCTCTGGACGAGCTGCGCAACGACATCACCCGCGAGACCCCGGCCTCCTTTGAGCCGACCATCGACTACGTGGTGACGAAGATCCCGCGCTTCACCTTTGAGAAATTCTCCGGCGCGGACAAGACCCTGACCTCCTCCATGAAGAGCGTGGGCGAGGCCATGGCTATCGGCCGCACCTTTAAGGAGTCCCTGCAAAAGGCCCTCCGCTCGCTGGAAATCGGCGCCCGCGGCCTCGGCGGCGGCGGCAAGTTCGGCGACACCGACCTGACCGACCTGGAAGTCATCCGTGGTGGCCTGGCCCACCCGACCTCCGAGCGCCTCTTTTACGTCCGCTACGCCTTCGTCAACGGCATGACCCTCGAAGAAGTCGAGCGCTACACCAAGATCGACCCGTGGTTCCTGCATCAGATCAAGGGCATCGTGGACCTCGAAATGCAGATGATCCGCAGCGGCTTCAACGGGCTCACCCCGGAAACGCTGCGTGAGGCCAAGGAAGCGGGCTTCACGGACAAGCAGCTGGCAGAAATCCTCGGCACCAAGATCCGCAACATCAAGAAGATGCGCGAGGACAACAAGATCAACACGGTGTACCGCCTGGTTGATACCTGTGCCGCCGAGTTCGAAGCCTTTACCCCGTACTACTACTCCAGCTACGGCGACGAAAACGAGATCACCCCCTCGGACAAGAAAAAGATCATGATCCTCGGGGGCGGGCCGAACCGCATCGGCCAGGGGATCGAGTTCGACTACTGCTGCGTGCACGCCTCTTTCGCCCTGCGCGAGATCGGCTACGAAACCGTCATGGTCAACTCCAACCCCGAGACCGTCTCGACCGACTACGACACCTCGGACCGCCTTTTCTTCGAGCCACTCACGCTTGAGGACGTCCTCGAAATCTACAAGCAGGAAGGCTGCTCGGGCGCGATCGTGCAGTTTGGCGGGCAGACCCCGCTCAACCTCGCCACTGAGCTCCAGAACAACGGCGTCAACATCATCGGGACAAACCCCGACATGATCGACGCCGCCGAGGACCGTAAACTCTTTAAGGACATCCTCAACCGCATCGGCCTGCAACAGCCGATCAATGCCATCGCCAACACCTCCGAGGAGGCCTACGAACTGGCCGGCCAGATCGGCTTCCCGATCCTGCTCCGTCCGAGCTTCGTGCTGGGTGGCCGGGGCATGTTCATCGTCTACGGCATGGACGAGCTCAAGCAGGTCGTCCGCAACGCCTTTGACGCCGCCCCCGGTAAGCCTGTCCTGCTGGACAAGTTCCTCGAAGACGCCATCGAGCTCGACGTGGACGCCATCAGCGACGGCGAGACAACTGTCGTCGGCGGCATGCTCGAGCACATCGAGTTCGCCGGTGTCCACAGTGGTGATGCCGCCATGGTGCTGCCGCCGCACACGCTGGAGCGTAAGATTCTCGAAACCGTCCGCCAGGCCACCTACGCCCTGGCCAAGGAGCTGCAGGTCGTCGGCCTGATGAACGTCCAGTACGCGATCAAGGACGGCGAGCTCTACGTCCTGGAGGTTAACCCCCGCGCCTCGCGCACGGTGCCCTTCGTCTCGAAGGCAATCGGCGTGCCGCTGGCCAAGTTCGCCTCCCGCGTCATGGCGGGCGAAAAGCTGGTAGACATCGGCTTCACCGAGGAGGTCATCCCCCACTACTGGGCGGTCAAGGAATCCGTTTTCCCGTTCGCGCGCTTCCCCGGCGCCCCGATCACGCTTTCCCCGGAAATGCGCAGCACCGGTGAGGTCATGGGCGCAGACTACGATCTGGGCATCGCTATGGCCAAGGCACAGATGGCCGCACAGCCACCCCTGCCGCTCGAAGGCAACGTCTTCATGTCCGTCAAGGACGCCGACAAGCCCCGCGCGATCAACATCGCCCGCCAGCTCGTCAGCCTCGGCTACAAGATTTTCTCCACCTCTGGCACCGCCGACATTCTGGAGGAGAACAACGTAGAGGTGCAGCGCCTGTTCAAGCTCAGCGAAGGCGCCCGCCCGAACGTGCTGGACATGCTCAAGAACGACCAGGTGGACCTGATCATCAACACCCCCTCCGGCCAGATCCCGCGCGTGGACGAGAACGTCATCCGCTCGGAGGCTGTCATGCGCCGGGTGTGCATCATGACCACCATCACCGGTGCCGAGGCTGCCCTCGAAGGCATCAAGGCTCTGATGAACCGCCCGCTCGAAGTCCGCTCCCTCCAGGAGTACGCCCGCGAGCTCTAA
- a CDS encoding protease inhibitor I42 family protein → MKYILSFCLLSLFSFFFSACQSGAGSTQSLSDGDTIGLGSNGSTLLLKVGESFVVSLPTNASTGYSWELSDSYKSVLRQGGGNTQNMTSDHQTAMNDGAPAMLGAPTLKSWTFTASKAGEAPLHFEYLRPWEKDSDPAKVFEVTIKVSE, encoded by the coding sequence ATGAAGTACATCCTCTCCTTCTGTCTCCTCTCTCTCTTTTCGTTTTTCTTCAGTGCCTGCCAAAGTGGTGCTGGCTCTACCCAGAGCCTTTCCGACGGTGATACGATTGGCCTGGGCAGTAACGGCAGCACCCTCCTGCTCAAGGTGGGCGAGTCTTTTGTCGTCAGCCTGCCTACCAATGCCTCGACGGGATACAGCTGGGAGCTGAGCGACTCTTACAAGAGCGTGCTCCGTCAGGGCGGAGGTAATACGCAGAATATGACCTCGGACCATCAGACCGCGATGAACGATGGCGCTCCCGCGATGTTGGGAGCCCCTACGCTCAAAAGCTGGACCTTCACCGCGAGCAAAGCCGGGGAGGCGCCCCTGCATTTTGAGTATCTGCGCCCCTGGGAGAAGGACTCGGACCCGGCCAAGGTATTTGAAGTCACCATCAAGGTCTCCGAATAG
- a CDS encoding alpha/beta fold hydrolase, giving the protein MKTFLSIVVLLACLPVVAAYETVRFDAFDGIDITADVYWADKDDPQTPFIVLLHQAGYSRGEYREIAPKLVAMGYNCMAVDLRSGSGVRTVINETAREAVEARQSPTYLDAITDILDAIYYARDHYARGDLILWGSSYSASLALKMAADRPRLVQGVIAFSPGEYFNHLGKPNNWIAESSRTLEMPVFIASAHHEERLWGHIYQGIYSEDRVAYIPERGGVHGSRALWAESPDHEGYWQAVTAFLKRYFPVGESGEEAASPSK; this is encoded by the coding sequence GTGAAAACCTTTCTATCCATAGTGGTCCTGCTGGCGTGCCTGCCGGTGGTGGCAGCTTACGAGACGGTGAGATTCGATGCCTTTGACGGGATCGACATCACGGCGGATGTTTATTGGGCGGACAAGGATGACCCGCAGACCCCTTTTATTGTGTTGCTGCATCAGGCCGGATACAGCCGGGGGGAGTACCGGGAGATCGCGCCGAAGCTGGTGGCCATGGGGTATAACTGCATGGCGGTGGATTTGCGCAGCGGCAGCGGCGTGCGAACGGTCATCAATGAAACTGCCCGCGAGGCGGTGGAGGCCCGTCAATCTCCGACCTATCTGGACGCGATAACGGACATCCTGGATGCGATCTACTATGCCCGTGACCACTATGCACGCGGTGACTTGATCCTGTGGGGGAGCTCTTACTCGGCCTCGCTGGCGCTAAAGATGGCCGCAGACCGTCCCCGACTGGTTCAGGGCGTCATCGCCTTCTCGCCGGGAGAGTACTTTAACCACCTCGGCAAGCCGAACAATTGGATCGCCGAGAGTAGCCGTACGCTGGAGATGCCGGTTTTTATTGCTTCAGCGCACCACGAGGAACGCCTCTGGGGCCACATCTATCAGGGGATTTACTCCGAGGACAGGGTTGCCTACATCCCCGAGCGCGGCGGCGTCCATGGCTCACGCGCGCTATGGGCTGAGTCGCCCGACCATGAAGGGTATTGGCAGGCCGTGACGGCTTTTCTGAAGCGGTATTTCCCGGTGGGTGAATCCGGAGAAGAGGCTGCTAGTCCTTCGAAGTAG
- the argH gene encoding argininosuccinate lyase, translating into MANENKQATWGGRFKDGPAELMQRFSESISFDWRLAPFDVQVSKAHAAMLNHIGLMSADELQAVRDGLDAVLADIESGELVPNIASEDVHMNIEQALTKKTPAGARLQTARSRNDQVATDMRLFFRDACGKVSAQLKQLLRVIVEQAEANQQIVIPGYTHLQRAQPVSMAHHLLAWAQMFGRDLERFEALAERANICPLGSGALAGSTLPIDRAFVAKELGFVDANGEPRLTANSMDAVADRDLFIEFANAGAICGVHLSRVSEDGILWNSAEFGYVRFSDAFTTGSSLMPQKKNPDSLELLRGKSARLQGNLQTLLTLSKGLPLTYNRDLQEDKPPVFDTFDTLMISLEVLAGTLAGMTVRADKCTAAVSDPLLLATDLADYLVAKEVPFREAHHAIGTLVGMAEEQNVPLNQLPFDAVKKVNPAFDADWVDVFDLKRALSLRERPGMPGPEQTVARIAAWRKRLG; encoded by the coding sequence ATGGCGAACGAAAACAAACAGGCGACCTGGGGTGGGCGGTTCAAGGACGGCCCCGCAGAACTGATGCAGCGCTTTAGCGAGTCGATCTCCTTCGACTGGCGTCTGGCACCCTTTGACGTGCAGGTCAGTAAGGCCCACGCAGCCATGCTGAACCACATCGGCCTGATGAGTGCGGACGAGCTGCAGGCCGTGCGTGACGGGCTCGACGCTGTGCTGGCCGACATCGAGTCGGGCGAGCTCGTTCCCAATATCGCCAGTGAGGATGTTCATATGAATATCGAGCAGGCCCTCACGAAAAAGACCCCTGCCGGGGCGCGCCTGCAGACGGCCCGCAGCCGTAATGATCAGGTCGCCACGGATATGCGCCTGTTTTTCCGTGACGCCTGCGGTAAAGTTTCCGCCCAACTGAAGCAACTCCTGCGTGTCATCGTGGAGCAGGCCGAGGCCAACCAGCAGATCGTGATCCCCGGCTATACGCACTTGCAGCGGGCTCAACCGGTCTCGATGGCCCATCATCTCTTGGCCTGGGCGCAGATGTTCGGGCGTGACCTGGAGCGCTTTGAGGCGCTGGCCGAGCGCGCCAATATCTGCCCGCTCGGTTCGGGTGCATTGGCCGGGAGCACTCTGCCCATCGACCGCGCTTTCGTGGCGAAGGAGCTGGGCTTCGTCGATGCGAACGGCGAGCCGCGCCTCACCGCCAACAGCATGGACGCCGTGGCCGACCGTGACCTCTTTATCGAGTTCGCCAACGCCGGGGCCATCTGCGGCGTGCATCTTTCCCGCGTCTCGGAGGACGGTATCCTGTGGAACAGCGCGGAGTTCGGCTACGTGCGCTTCTCCGATGCCTTTACGACGGGCTCCAGCCTGATGCCGCAGAAGAAGAACCCGGACTCGCTGGAACTGCTCCGGGGCAAATCGGCCCGCCTTCAGGGTAACCTGCAGACGCTGCTCACGCTCTCCAAGGGCCTGCCGTTGACCTACAACCGCGACCTGCAGGAGGACAAGCCGCCGGTCTTCGACACCTTTGATACGCTCATGATCAGCCTTGAGGTGCTGGCTGGCACGCTTGCCGGGATGACGGTGCGTGCCGACAAGTGCACGGCTGCGGTCTCCGACCCGCTCCTGCTGGCAACGGATCTGGCCGACTACCTCGTGGCGAAAGAAGTGCCCTTCCGTGAGGCACACCACGCCATCGGGACTTTGGTTGGTATGGCCGAGGAGCAGAACGTGCCGCTCAACCAGCTCCCCTTTGACGCGGTGAAAAAGGTCAACCCGGCCTTTGACGCCGACTGGGTGGATGTCTTTGACCTCAAGCGTGCCCTCAGCCTGCGCGAACGCCCCGGTATGCCCGGGCCCGAGCAAACCGTCGCCCGGATAGCCGCCTGGCGTAAGCGCCTCGGCTAG
- the tig gene encoding trigger factor, with product MNIQVEDINDTRKLVTVSVTRDEIAEKEASLLADFAKQARLPGFRPGKAPTAMVKKRYAKEIQQEVRQKLVSEAYSKALEDSGLNVISLVELADPEFPEEGDTAFKFTLDIKPEFELPEYKGLELSVPKSDVTDHEVEHARDHILGQRAEFNVVEQPAKKGDYVKVSYEGKIGDELVADLAPDQPIFGTQKNTWEEAGAEHGPGVKAVVEGIVGMKAGDVKDAEETFPEEYEIEALKGKTVSYHIEVHEVRERILPEINEEFLKTFQVETEEEFNNRIRDDIKSQKEQQAEQAKREQAATKLSEKVEFPLPESLVEGETQDLLRDFMQRGMAQGATQEQFEERKDELYKGAREAAEKRVKAQMLLTEVAKKEEFKVENEDLNRAIYMEAMSRQQKPDDLVKELQKDRQRVVEMQRNILVNKALDFLVKEATVTETEPEEAHSHSH from the coding sequence GTGAATATACAAGTCGAAGATATCAACGACACCCGCAAGCTCGTCACGGTTTCCGTGACACGCGATGAAATCGCCGAAAAAGAAGCCAGCCTCCTGGCTGACTTTGCCAAGCAGGCCCGCCTGCCCGGGTTCCGCCCCGGTAAGGCCCCCACTGCGATGGTCAAAAAGCGCTACGCCAAGGAAATCCAGCAGGAAGTCCGTCAAAAGCTCGTTAGCGAGGCCTATTCCAAGGCGCTTGAGGACTCCGGCCTGAATGTGATCAGCCTGGTTGAGCTTGCAGATCCCGAGTTCCCCGAAGAGGGCGACACTGCTTTCAAGTTCACCCTGGACATCAAGCCCGAGTTCGAGCTGCCCGAGTATAAGGGTCTGGAGCTGAGCGTCCCCAAGTCCGACGTGACCGACCATGAGGTCGAGCATGCCCGCGACCACATCCTCGGCCAGCGTGCTGAGTTCAATGTCGTGGAGCAGCCCGCCAAGAAGGGCGACTACGTCAAGGTCTCCTACGAAGGTAAGATCGGCGACGAACTGGTGGCCGACCTCGCCCCTGACCAGCCGATTTTCGGCACCCAGAAGAACACCTGGGAAGAAGCCGGTGCCGAGCATGGCCCGGGCGTCAAGGCTGTCGTCGAAGGTATCGTCGGCATGAAGGCCGGTGACGTGAAGGACGCCGAGGAAACTTTCCCGGAAGAGTACGAGATCGAAGCCCTCAAGGGTAAGACCGTGAGCTACCACATCGAGGTGCATGAAGTGCGTGAGCGCATCCTGCCCGAGATCAACGAAGAGTTCCTCAAGACCTTCCAGGTCGAGACCGAAGAAGAATTTAACAACCGCATCCGCGACGACATCAAGTCGCAGAAGGAGCAGCAGGCAGAGCAGGCCAAGCGCGAGCAGGCCGCTACCAAGCTCTCCGAAAAGGTTGAGTTCCCGCTGCCCGAGAGCCTCGTAGAGGGCGAAACCCAGGACCTCCTGCGCGATTTTATGCAGCGCGGTATGGCCCAGGGCGCTACTCAGGAGCAGTTCGAAGAGCGCAAGGACGAGCTTTACAAGGGTGCCCGTGAAGCCGCTGAAAAGCGCGTCAAGGCACAGATGCTCCTCACCGAGGTGGCCAAGAAGGAAGAATTCAAGGTCGAGAACGAAGACCTGAACCGCGCTATCTACATGGAGGCTATGTCCCGCCAGCAGAAGCCGGACGACCTCGTCAAGGAGCTGCAGAAGGACCGCCAGCGTGTAGTTGAGATGCAGCGCAACATCCTTGTTAACAAGGCGCTTGATTTCCTGGTCAAGGAGGCTACCGTTACGGAAACCGAACCGGAAGAGGCTCATTCGCATTCGCACTGA
- a CDS encoding aldose epimerase family protein, with the protein MSITRESFGKLRDGREVEKFTLTNKNGVRLCVSNYGGLLLSLEVPDKDGNMADILLGKKGIKGYIAGHPFFGAITGRVAGRITGGKFTLDGTTYELEKNNGENALHGGTDGFDKQVWEPTALEEDGASVLKLHYLDPDGHNGFPGNLDGTVTYTLTDDNELVIDYAFTTDKATPLAVTNHAYFNLKGEANGNILGHEFQILADSYAVADGEMTLTGEVRSVEGQANDFRQPVILRERIAGMHKKHGDNYFFEGGRTDEPRLVVRIREPESGRVLECLTTEPGMQLYTSAMIEEEVVTGKHGVYQLHAGFCLETQACPEGINKPDTLGDIVLRPGQDFTSRTIFRFSAE; encoded by the coding sequence ATGTCGATTACCCGCGAATCCTTTGGTAAACTTCGTGACGGCCGCGAGGTCGAGAAGTTCACCCTCACCAACAAGAACGGCGTGCGCCTCTGCGTCAGCAACTACGGGGGCCTGCTGCTCTCCCTGGAGGTGCCGGACAAGGACGGAAACATGGCTGACATCCTTCTGGGTAAAAAGGGCATCAAGGGCTACATCGCCGGACACCCCTTCTTTGGAGCGATCACCGGGCGCGTAGCCGGGCGCATCACCGGGGGGAAGTTCACCCTCGACGGTACCACCTATGAACTGGAGAAAAACAACGGCGAGAACGCCCTGCACGGCGGCACCGACGGCTTTGACAAGCAGGTCTGGGAGCCGACCGCTCTGGAAGAAGACGGCGCCTCCGTCCTCAAGCTCCACTATCTCGACCCGGACGGCCACAACGGCTTCCCCGGCAACCTCGACGGCACCGTCACCTACACCCTCACCGACGACAACGAACTCGTCATCGACTACGCCTTTACCACCGACAAGGCCACCCCGCTGGCCGTGACCAATCACGCCTACTTCAACCTCAAGGGCGAGGCCAACGGCAACATCCTCGGGCATGAGTTCCAGATCCTGGCCGACTCCTACGCCGTCGCCGACGGCGAAATGACCCTGACCGGCGAGGTACGCAGCGTCGAGGGCCAGGCCAACGACTTCCGCCAACCGGTGATCCTGCGTGAGCGCATCGCCGGCATGCACAAGAAGCACGGCGACAACTACTTCTTTGAAGGTGGCCGCACCGACGAGCCCCGTCTGGTGGTCCGCATCCGTGAGCCCGAGAGCGGCCGCGTGCTGGAGTGCCTGACCACCGAGCCCGGCATGCAGCTCTACACCAGCGCCATGATCGAGGAGGAGGTCGTCACCGGCAAACACGGCGTCTACCAGCTGCACGCGGGCTTCTGCCTGGAAACGCAGGCCTGCCCCGAAGGCATCAACAAGCCCGACACCCTCGGTGACATCGTCCTGCGCCCCGGACAGGACTTCACCTCGCGCACGATCTTCCGCTTCTCGGCAGAGTAA
- a CDS encoding PEP-CTERM sorting domain-containing protein, whose protein sequence is MTPNRITLFAIFLAITIPASAAVYTTTLIGVTSYNGSGSAPNFNAEFPVGSAWSATLQWDTAATPLSSTSTQAQFRLTEFELTLYGENENFTTAAVEDAALFTITNYSGGSGDYHSIQFTTNYGTEYLTDSTILDRTFLSLNITLEPIIPNGAASLTAPPATLDPSLYDLENSQTGLKVYMENLGWQNLPLTGTIDAIPEPSTYALMAGAVILGYAALRRRKAQ, encoded by the coding sequence ATGACACCTAATCGCATCACTCTATTCGCTATTTTTCTGGCCATCACCATCCCGGCCTCAGCTGCGGTCTACACGACCACTCTCATAGGGGTCACGAGCTATAACGGCTCAGGCTCGGCTCCCAACTTTAACGCAGAGTTCCCCGTGGGCTCTGCCTGGTCGGCCACCCTGCAGTGGGACACCGCGGCAACCCCTCTCTCCTCGACCTCGACCCAGGCGCAGTTTCGCCTGACGGAATTTGAGCTCACCCTCTACGGAGAGAACGAAAACTTCACGACAGCGGCGGTTGAGGACGCGGCCTTGTTCACCATAACGAATTATTCAGGCGGCAGTGGCGACTACCACAGCATCCAGTTCACCACCAATTATGGCACCGAATACCTCACGGATAGCACCATTTTGGATAGAACCTTCCTGAGTCTCAACATTACGCTGGAGCCGATCATCCCTAACGGTGCGGCCAGCCTGACGGCACCGCCCGCAACGCTGGACCCCTCACTCTATGACCTCGAGAACTCGCAGACCGGGCTCAAGGTTTACATGGAGAACCTTGGCTGGCAGAACCTGCCGCTGACAGGCACCATCGACGCTATCCCCGAGCCGAGCACCTATGCACTGATGGCTGGCGCCGTCATCCTCGGCTATGCTGCCCTGCGCCGCCGCAAGGCCCAGTAG